ttaaaattagttgctgtatgtaacaaaacagatgtcatttcaagtttataaatggtcattttttccccctaaccttattatacttttaaatatgactaaaccaccagtaggtggtggcaagtgtctgttttaatgagtgagtcatttattcattcattcaactgattcattcaaacggctgattcattcagaaacaaggCAAGTGACTGTCCTTATGAACGgaccactgaatcattgactcactcgattcgttcaaaaacgtggattcattcagtaacgaaacaccgctgtgttgctcggagacatgaaacagttctgctgtggctttgatcTGAACTATTTTCGGCAGCgaaacagcaaaaacagtcaatattttgtctaaaatctaagtcacttaattttaacttcttttttattgaaatactattgtataaaatcagtgTCATTGCAATCGTGTTGATATTGATATGCGGGAATACATCACAGCCATATAATGTTGCTTATCtaatcatattttgtaaatatctttttttttttctaccacagTATGCATCGATAAATTTCAGTGAGTTACTTTGTATGTGCTGTCTCTCTCAAACACTAACCAGGCTGTGCAAGCCTCATCTGGCACGACATAAATACATTATCAGTCGCCATTTACACTGaatgcaattaaaattaatgtactagttagccagtttcgggGCTGAAATATAAAGTCTGCTCTTCACTcaacggaagagaggggcggagtcagcagagtcattagcatttaaagcaacatgtcTTAAAAAACGGCttgatgaaaacagagctgattttgacagggtaaaaaaggtgttttttacactaccattgagaaatttttaccaaaatatattgtagacttttcattaagaccctaaagaatcatatcaacttgtggaaaatgggcatccgatgacccctttaataataactttatcTGTAATCAATCGGCACATGATGTGCATGTtaattaatctcattaatttgagattaatttgattaatcagcacattatgtaattaattagatttttttttaataatcaattgacagccctatttaaaacataaaaagatgTTAGAGGACTCCTCACACACAGGCGTAGAATACTTTTAGTGAAATGTAAATTCGTCCCCTGCACTATTTTCAAGCAAGTGTGTTCATGTAGAAGTTTAAGGACCACTGTgaataaatctatatttaatatatttatataatttttttatttatttattttttttgtaattttcccttttagacttgcactctgttcatttactaactgcttgctcgattctttttctgttctatctgttttctttttatttattatataattaaaaaaaaaacattgctacgtgtactgcattaagctaactgagacttgttatagcacttgtatatcattattatttattttgttgattttgattgcttccattgtcctcatttgtaagtcgctttggataaaagcatctgctaaatgactaaatgtaaatgtaatttcaaaGAGACATGATAGTTACATCATTGTGGATACGTTTTATTCATATCCAAAACGATGTGAACATTCAACATTACTGAGCGCTAAACATTTGCatgcagtgtttgtgtgttaaGTCATCTCtaggtaataaataaataaattatatgaatgatGCAATGCTAATTGGCATATCATTTATTACAGTacagaaattataaaatatattttctgccttattctgtgattttaaaaaaatggaaaaagtgtTTGTAGTATATAAAccaatcataaaattgtcagGAAAATGTAGGCAAAAGTATTATAGATTACAAATGATTGGTTATTGTCCagcagtgtatttgatttcttagccaattaaaataaatttgtatttttattcattataataataattattattttgttgataaaaaaaaaaaaaaacattacatttgtcACCTCTGTCCCCCTAACTTATGAAATGATGGCTATGCCCCTGCTTCACACAcgtctttgtttacattatgtCGCACTGTGACATGTAAGTCAGCGAGGTTAAGACACTAAACTGCAGCATTAGCAGAACTGTCATCACTCTCAACTATTATGTGCTCAGGtccagtttttatatatatacttatttattttccagGAGTGAACTGCCTTGCACATGACGAAGCCATTATGGCACAGCAGGACCGTATTCAGCAAGAGGTGAGTGTTCAGAGTAATATCACATTGTAAAAAAGGCTTGTAATTTAGATATATGGTAACGGTTACTGAACAAATCACTGATGAtattctgtgtgtttttgacaaaTTGGTAGCTGTTTTTTAGTGATGAATAGAGTAGTACTCGAAGGATAGTTTAACAAAACATATACcattctgtgatcatttactccCTTCTCAAAGctatttttctttattctaAGGGAAATCTTAGGCAGAATGTTCAGGCTGTTTTTTAAATTCCATACAATTAAAGAGATGGGCTATAACactccaaaaaaagaaaaaaagaaaaaaaaagcaccctGGCTGAAAGTAGTCTGCACAACTTGTGCACAATTTTCCAAGTCTTCAGCTTTAAATTCTAGATTGTCCAAAGCTATGGTATGGCTTCTGAAGTATTTAATTTCTGCCATTAATGTCACAAAACTGAATTGTCTGTTGACACCAagaacaataattatattaacatCCACACCAACAGTAGATAACGTTCTGTTTATTCTAAGGAAGGTGCAGTTGTCTGCTATTTTAGATGCTATAAAGATAAATATTATCATCTACACCAATGCACAACAGTGTTCTGTTTATTATGAGTGCATATTGAAGTTATCAGCTGCTACTTTAATTTCTCAAGCTCTTTAAATATGGTGGATTCCGGTTAACTGTCAAGAGTTTGTGTCAttcatcaactgaaaaaaaaaaatcattttgaatgtgattccaacaatatcATTCTTCTGTATCATCATAGTTGTGGTCTGGACTGTGCTATTctctttttaaaactttatcattgtagttattgttcttggtgtgaacagccTTTTAGACCTGAAATATTATAAAGCACATGTCATATGTGAACTGTTTTTGAagatttttacagcatttttccCTATTCAAGTTCAATGTATGGAAAAGAACAGAAACATTCTGCTTAACATCTCTCTTTGTGTGTAACTGAAGAAAGCAAGTCAAACAGGTTAGGAACGATATGAGGATGACTAAATGAACTAACCCTCTAATTGCTTGTGATTTGTTTTAATAGATAGCCACCACTAACCCTTTAGTGTCGGACACACAAGATCTCTCTGTGCTTCAGGGTGAATATGCTTCAGGAGACAGCATTTACCAGCTCAAGATGAAGGTTTCTACATTTTAGCAAGCTTACTTTATATGCAGCAAGTGCCTGAAACCTTCTGTAAAACTGTTATTCTTACATCTTGTTTATAGGACCTTCAAAAAAAGTATTCCTACATTCGAAAGACACGGCCAGATGGAAATTGTTTCTACAGAGCTTTTGGCTTTGCACATTTGGAGTCACTACTGGACGACAGCAAAGAGCTGCAAAGGTATATCATTGCTTTTGCTTGGAATTGTTAAACTAATTCAGGAAATAGCAGCAACCTTATTTACGCAAATTACCATTTTGTAAatcgtttgtctttctgtcatTGTAGTGAATGTTTAAGTACCAGACCTGTCTCAATTTTGGCACTATAGGTTTAAAGCTGTGGCAGCAAAGAGCAAACTGGACCTTGTGAACCAGGGCTTCACTGAGTTCACTATCGAGGACTTTCACAAAACTGTGAGTTGGAAATTGTATCAGTTCAAAACTATGCCCAATTGACATGCCTTCTTAAATTCAAAACTCAACACTTAAAAGGGTAAGATCACAGATTGTCAACCAGCTTTGTATTGTTACAGAGTCAGTAGTATATAGCGTTGGGTCCGAGTCTGCCTCGTAGAAGTGAGTCCAAGTCCGTAACCAATTAAGTTTGAGTAGgagattattattaatgtcttgtcatcttaattttgttatttttagttatCTTTCACAAAACGCATTAATTGGATTTGACTGTAATTACAAAAGTCCTAAATGTCCAAGTCCATGTCAAGTATGAGTACAAGTACCCCACTCTCATAGTATAAGTAAATGAACAAtgggttttatttttctgagtTGCCAGGATCAAGATATCCCTGAGTATTTTTTGTGTAGATGTAAAATGCATCATCTGGCAGACTTTTGACAGCTCCAGAGCTTTTTGTGAAAACTACAGATCATACTTCTGCATTCTTGTACCCCTGCTCACAAATAGTCTGATCGACTATGCCCAGTACTAGATTACGAGTGTTTaagtttttgtacattttttcaCCACAGCCATTTTCCTGTTTTCTGTAGTTGTGCAGcactgattttaaaaaaaacaacaaaaaaaagtttctacTGCATAGACAGCCAACTTTTATCTTTTACCTTGTCCGCAGTGAATTAGCCCTTTAAGTCCTGTAATTGTACTTTAAATTATGTTCACTGTGGTTTCTCTCGTGTCAGTTCATGGACCTGATTGAGCTGTGTGAAAAGCAACAATCACTTGGTGAACTGCTGACCTCCTTCAATGACCAGAGCGTGTCTGACTACATAGTGGTTTACCTGAGGCTTCTCACCTCTGGATACCTGCAGCGGGAGCATGTGTTCTTTAAGCATTTCATAGAGGGCGGCCGTTCTGTCAAAGAGTTTTGCCAGCAGGTGAGTGCCACCTAAGAGTATTACTTGTGTGAACTGGTTTGTCTAATGGTGCGTTCAAGTCATGTCGGATACACCGTATTTATGAGATGAACGCCACCACAAAGTCGTTATTACGAGTGGGAATTCCAAATTTTCTTTAAGCTcccgagtttccgagttgggggCTTGTCAGTGAAAAAACGTGTCCGATGCAATGGACACAGCCGAAGACTAAAGATATGCAGCATCGGTAAAGctgttgaaataaaatagttgttttgcaatgtacaataaaactatgtaagttacacatacaaaatattgtattattgtataattatattatatattataatatataattattcagtttacgttacctttataaatgaaataaaaacagaaaaaagaaaaaacacaatgaagcacattcttcattcatcattttgtagatgtagagtttaaaaaaatcattgaatTTTATCATTTGAATTTTAGAAAAGTTAAATCACATTTCTTGTTCCGACCAAAGTGACTTGAACGCACCTGACGTCGTAATAACAACTGCTgctgtcctgtagagtttagctccaaccctaatcaaacacacctgaacaagctaatcaaggtcttcagaattactagggctacaggcaggtgaggggTTTTTTCAggattggagctaaactctgcaggaccgACATTACCTACCCCTGGTCTAAGactatggttaaaaaaaaagtaatactgtGTGATAAGCCTTAACATCTAATAATCCATGTTTTGCTTTTTAGGAGGTGGAACCCATGTCGAAAGAGAGCGACCACATCCATATCATTGCCTTGGCAAAGGCACTAAACGTGCCCATTTTAGTGGAATACATGGACAGAGGAGAGGGTGGAACGGTGAACAATCATGTCTTCCCTGAAGGAAGTGAGCCACGGATCTTCCTGCTCTACCGTCCAGGCCACTATGACATCCTGTATAAGTGATACTCTGTATATTCTGTGGTTCCATTGTGAAGAAACCATCCCAGTTCTACAGCCAAGTTGAGTCATACATGTGTATGCGAAGCTATGCTATGATTAATCTTAATAAAGTTTTCACTCCAGTTCTCCCCAAATtacaaaatgaatttttttttttttctgtgcaaacAGAATTTAAAGCTCTTCATCTCTTAAAGACTGACACTGCATCAAACTGCAGCATTAGGGTTGTACAGTAGGTGTTCTGTGGTTGTAAATGTTATCAACTTGCTTTTAGTGTTTTTCCTTTGTTACACTGCCTTTCATGAGTTTTATTAAAGGGATTTACACCTCACTTGACTGAAGTCCATTTGTGGTTTCACAAATCATTTTACAATTCAGAAGTGGCCCCAAGCCAGTAACAAGAAAAGAAACCAGCATTACGTGAATTGGTTTTAATCTCAGACAACACAATGATTTAAATGCTCATTTTACATCGATTTACCCAACAAACTGCACCTTATGCAGACTGATGGATACTTAAAGTAGGTTTGggtaaaatgtataaacatcATGTATAACTCAATCCACTACACTTTAAAGATGCGTCTGGTATTCATCTGGAGACATCCTTCTCTGTCATGGCCGTTTTCTGTGGGAGTCACATGAGTTGGATAGGATCCATCCAGCCGGACCAAGGACGGCAATCGAGATAAAGGCCATCACAAATACACTCTCCTAGAAGTGTGGGGTCAAGGGTGTATGAGAATACAATATTACCAAAGCAATCATTGTGGATGCATTCAATATATCCGACTCGTGAACCAGTTTTAACCCTTacggaaaaaaaataaaataaaaataaagttaaacgCATTTATTTAGGTTCTTCTAGATTAGGTGTATCATGTCTACAACAATctgaagagacaaaaaaaactaaaaaaaacaaacttcacCTACCAAAAAAGCAACTTGAACAGGTTAACTATGTACTAACGTCATTTAATTACGTAAGAGATTTAAGCTCGTTAGAACCGATTCGAGGAAATCACTGAATTTCCTACTTTCTTTCACTAACTTATCTGTTGAACTTACCACAGCGCCGACTTTGTTTTTTGCAGGTGTAGAGGTAATGTAGAAACGCTGGGTTAAGACATTTTGTTTGGGTGTAAATCGTGTGCTTTTGAGTGCTTGTACAAAGCCAAACATCATGTAGCCCATTGTAAACCAGCACCGAAGAAGTAAAAAATAGAAAACGCAATGCGTGCCCTTTTCATTTATACTTGTACGTTTCCCGCCAAGAAGTTAATAAGCTCACCTTGGCACTGCCTTGTATCCAATCAACACCCttgttaattattaattacGTAATGTTTCGACAAGCTGTTAATCTATTAAATCACACCTCAAACACGTGAatgattattaatgttaaaacaatgTTAAATATTTGTCACAATCAATCAGTATGTTGATAATGTTTTTTGTCTGTCCTTTGTCTATCGGTTTGAGGTCAATTGGCAAAATATTGCCAAAGCACAGAGCTAGTCTCAGACAcaacattctaaaaaaaaaaaaaatgaacaataaatttgtaaaaacaAGGGCATAACCCTGATAagatattgtttttaattgtacatTGTTTTACATTGAAccttttcaataaaaaaaaaaaaaaaaaaaaaaaaaagaggaaaattaTCAATAAACCAAGTATTTCCTTTCATCTTCAGGGCTATGCTGTTTACAATGTATGATACAACAAAATGAACAAGAGTAGGCTAGTTTATAgttattaaactatacattttaaacaaagttaagcaaaaaaataaaagtaaaaataagcACAAAGGCACATTTACCTTTTTGATCTGCAATTTCGAAACCAAATACATACATTCATTTCTTGTTCCTGTACAACAAGCCCTTCAAATACAAATCAAATTTATCTCACTTTTCTTTGTCTCTCAGTCTTCATATAAATCTCCTTgttttgcaattaaaaaaaaaaaaaaaaaaaaaagagaagacttTCAAGGCAGTAAATGGTCAACGAAGCAGCATTCTCCTTCCTTCTAAAGAAATGTCCAGTTTCTCACAAAGAAAAGGAAATCTAGTAGCAATCGCCTCAAAAGTTGCCATGTTGTGAGATGATACATAAGGGTTAAACAGTGCATCTCATTTAACTAAAAACTCTTATTCAAAAACTTGTCAATATAAGAGCTTTGGTAAAGCAAGGCTGATCTTCAAGACATTTATGCATGTCATTTCTCAAAACAGGCACAGCACATTTATATTCTTACGTAGACATAAATTTTTATCTTTGGCAATAATAATTATCTCAGAAAAGTGTAGCAAGTACTATAAGACATACGGAATAtgaaaagtaaatataaatggCCCCTTTTGAAAACACTGCAATAATATGCCACAACATTTCGT
The sequence above is a segment of the Onychostoma macrolepis isolate SWU-2019 chromosome 07, ASM1243209v1, whole genome shotgun sequence genome. Coding sequences within it:
- the LOC131543416 gene encoding cytochrome c oxidase subunit 8B, mitochondrial-like; the protein is MGYMMFGFVQALKSTRFTPKQNVLTQRFYITSTPAKNKVGAVESVFVMAFISIAVLGPAGWILSNSCDSHRKRP
- the otub1b gene encoding ubiquitin thioesterase OTUB1b isoform X1; this translates as MTRPGSVHERGRWRKNSIKMADEQQESSQGEMEGVNCLAHDEAIMAQQDRIQQEIATTNPLVSDTQDLSVLQGEYASGDSIYQLKMKDLQKKYSYIRKTRPDGNCFYRAFGFAHLESLLDDSKELQRFKAVAAKSKLDLVNQGFTEFTIEDFHKTFMDLIELCEKQQSLGELLTSFNDQSVSDYIVVYLRLLTSGYLQREHVFFKHFIEGGRSVKEFCQQEVEPMSKESDHIHIIALAKALNVPILVEYMDRGEGGTVNNHVFPEGSEPRIFLLYRPGHYDILYK
- the otub1b gene encoding ubiquitin thioesterase OTUB1b isoform X2, which codes for MAQQDRIQQEIATTNPLVSDTQDLSVLQGEYASGDSIYQLKMKDLQKKYSYIRKTRPDGNCFYRAFGFAHLESLLDDSKELQRFKAVAAKSKLDLVNQGFTEFTIEDFHKTFMDLIELCEKQQSLGELLTSFNDQSVSDYIVVYLRLLTSGYLQREHVFFKHFIEGGRSVKEFCQQEVEPMSKESDHIHIIALAKALNVPILVEYMDRGEGGTVNNHVFPEGSEPRIFLLYRPGHYDILYK